Genomic window (Chryseobacterium sp. H1D6B):
GTTTAGGAATCAAGTTGTACTGTAACATTACCGGAACAGAAATATAGTCAAGATTCAGTTTTACATCAGAATTATATGAAGACTTTGCTCCTAAGCCATTGTATAAAACCTCCGGCTGTACACTGAAGCTTGAAGCCACTGGAATATTAGCAAATACACCTCCGTAAAATCCAGCTTTTGCTTCTGAATCATTAGAAGAAACCTGAGCAATGTTTAGTCCTGCCTTTACTCCAAATGCAATTGGAGAAGAAGAAGATTTAGCTTTTTCCTGTGCAAACACCAATGTACCTGCAGTAACAGCTAACGCTAATAATAATTTTTTCATGGTTTAATTTTTTAAAGTTTATTGTTTAATTTTTTCTAACGGCATTAGCAGCAAATTTCCTGCCAATATTTAGATACCAGATATAAATCATGAAAAAGCCGGGTCTTACGTGACCAGGCTTTTT
Coding sequences:
- a CDS encoding porin family protein, with the protein product MKKLLLALAVTAGTLVFAQEKAKSSSSPIAFGVKAGLNIAQVSSNDSEAKAGFYGGVFANIPVASSFSVQPEVLYNGLGAKSSYNSDVKLNLDYISVPVMLQYNLIPKLYVEAGPQFGFLINAKIKGNGATVDVKDNHKGFDFGVGLGAGYYFTPNIGVNARFTAGISDVVKNHTGSAIRNNAFQVGLAYKFK